A genomic window from Streptomyces sp. NBC_01429 includes:
- a CDS encoding dienelactone hydrolase family protein, whose protein sequence is MDIMLFHSVYGLRPAVREAADRLRSAGHEVRVPDLFEGQTASSAEEGRELKDRIGKEELLRRAVLAAAPYSERGLVYVGFSLGGSIAQNLALGDAKARGLLLMHGTSDIAESASVDDLPVQLHVADPDPFESHDWLNSWYLQMRRAGADVEIYRYPGAGHLYTDRELPDYDEPAAEETWRTGLAFIDSL, encoded by the coding sequence ATGGACATCATGCTCTTCCACTCGGTCTACGGTCTGCGCCCCGCGGTGCGGGAAGCGGCCGACCGGCTGCGTTCCGCCGGGCACGAGGTGCGCGTGCCCGACCTCTTCGAGGGGCAAACCGCCTCCAGCGCGGAGGAGGGCAGGGAGCTGAAGGACAGGATCGGCAAGGAGGAGCTGCTGCGCCGCGCGGTCCTGGCGGCCGCCCCCTACTCCGAGCGCGGGCTGGTGTACGTGGGCTTCTCGCTCGGCGGTTCCATCGCGCAGAACCTGGCGCTGGGGGACGCGAAGGCGCGCGGGCTGCTGCTGATGCACGGCACGTCCGACATCGCGGAGAGCGCGTCCGTCGACGATCTGCCCGTACAACTGCACGTCGCCGACCCGGACCCCTTCGAGTCGCACGACTGGCTGAACTCCTGGTACCTCCAGATGCGGCGGGCGGGGGCCGATGTGGAGATCTACCGCTATCCGGGGGCCGGGCACCTGTACACGGACCGGGAGCTGCCCGACTACGACGAGCCGGCCGCCGAGGAGACCTGGCGGACCGGGCTCGCCTTCATCGACTCGCTGTAG
- a CDS encoding DsbA family protein, giving the protein MSARNNQSNKAAARERLRQERERQAKKDKVRRQVVVGVSAVAILAIAGGVGYAVVQANKPTHWEAMKDEKTVVAPKNTTGTNGTTVVIGKSDAKKTLELYEDSRCPVCAQFEQTVGETVHNGLDAGKFKIKYVGATFIDNSDNGTGSKKALSALGAALDVSPEAFLEYKSALYSTKYHPEETSDKFAKDSYLIEVADSVKALKDNAAFQKNVKDGTYDAWAMKMSAAFDKSGVQGTPTLKMDGQKLTAEGSDSAPMTVADFNAALTKALKG; this is encoded by the coding sequence ATGAGCGCACGCAACAACCAGTCCAACAAGGCCGCGGCCCGCGAGCGGCTGCGCCAGGAGCGCGAGCGGCAGGCGAAGAAGGACAAGGTCCGCCGCCAGGTCGTCGTCGGCGTCTCGGCGGTCGCGATACTCGCGATAGCCGGCGGCGTCGGCTACGCGGTCGTCCAGGCGAACAAGCCCACGCACTGGGAGGCGATGAAGGACGAGAAGACCGTCGTCGCCCCGAAGAACACCACGGGCACGAACGGTACGACCGTCGTCATCGGCAAGTCCGACGCCAAGAAGACGCTCGAACTGTACGAGGACTCACGCTGCCCGGTCTGCGCCCAGTTCGAGCAGACGGTAGGCGAGACAGTCCACAACGGCCTCGACGCCGGCAAGTTCAAGATCAAGTACGTCGGCGCGACCTTCATCGACAACTCCGACAACGGCACGGGCTCGAAGAAGGCCCTGTCGGCGCTGGGCGCGGCGCTCGATGTGAGCCCCGAGGCGTTCCTGGAGTACAAGTCGGCGCTCTACTCCACGAAGTACCACCCGGAGGAGACCAGCGACAAGTTCGCCAAGGACAGCTACCTGATCGAGGTGGCCGACTCGGTGAAGGCGCTCAAGGACAACGCGGCGTTCCAGAAGAACGTCAAGGACGGTACGTACGACGCCTGGGCGATGAAGATGTCCGCCGCCTTCGACAAGAGCGGTGTGCAGGGCACCCCGACGCTGAAGATGGACGGCCAGAAGCTCACCGCCGAGGGCAGCGACAGCGCGCCCATGACCGTGGCCGACTTCAACGCGGCGCTCACCAAGGCGCTGAAGGGCTGA
- a CDS encoding DUF2252 domain-containing protein, translating to MSVPRPVEAADEQRGEEILAVFDTAFGELLAADPAAFRVKFRKMAASAFAFYRGTASLFYSDLERERADSLAAGPFLDERTARVWIHGDLHAENFGTYMDANGRLIFNVNDFDEAYVGPFIWDLKRFAASLALIGHTKALSDEVITELVEIYAGAYRERIHALATGAKDDEVPPFTLDTAQGPLLGALRSARSLTRFGLLDSMTEIREYERRFAPDGGSVELDAATRYKILAAFDGYLETLPESSLSRPDSYRVKDVVGRRGIGIGSAGLPSYNILLEGNSDALENDVVIYMKQAQTPAVSRHITDRSVREYFQHEGHRTVISQRALQAHADPWLGWTELDGAGQLVAEVSPYAVDLDWSDLDDPEEIAAVVADLGRATATMHAAADDESGHSLVPFSTERAIDAAIAADEDGFGALLVDFAHAYGARARADHQIFVDLFRNGKLEPGPAPRVR from the coding sequence ATGTCGGTCCCGCGACCCGTGGAAGCAGCTGACGAGCAGCGCGGCGAGGAGATCCTCGCCGTCTTCGACACGGCGTTCGGTGAGCTGCTGGCGGCGGACCCAGCGGCCTTCCGGGTGAAGTTCCGGAAGATGGCGGCCTCGGCCTTCGCCTTCTACCGGGGCACGGCCAGCCTGTTCTACAGCGATCTGGAGCGGGAGCGCGCTGATTCCCTGGCCGCGGGACCGTTCCTCGACGAGCGCACCGCGCGGGTGTGGATCCACGGCGATCTGCACGCGGAGAACTTCGGCACGTACATGGACGCGAACGGGCGGCTGATCTTCAACGTCAACGACTTCGACGAGGCGTACGTCGGCCCGTTCATCTGGGACCTGAAGCGCTTCGCCGCCTCGCTGGCGCTGATCGGCCACACCAAGGCCCTCAGCGACGAGGTGATCACCGAACTGGTGGAGATCTACGCGGGCGCCTACCGCGAGCGGATCCACGCGCTGGCGACCGGCGCCAAGGACGACGAGGTGCCGCCCTTCACCCTGGACACCGCGCAGGGGCCGCTGCTCGGCGCGCTGCGCTCGGCGCGTTCGCTGACCCGCTTCGGGCTGCTGGACTCGATGACCGAGATCCGCGAGTACGAGCGGCGCTTCGCGCCCGACGGCGGCTCCGTCGAGCTGGACGCGGCCACCCGGTACAAGATCCTGGCGGCGTTCGACGGCTATCTGGAGACGCTGCCCGAGTCCAGCCTGAGCCGCCCCGACTCCTACCGCGTGAAGGACGTCGTCGGCCGGCGCGGCATCGGCATCGGCTCGGCGGGGCTGCCCTCGTACAACATCCTCCTGGAGGGCAACAGCGACGCCCTGGAGAACGACGTGGTCATCTATATGAAGCAGGCGCAGACCCCGGCGGTCTCCCGGCACATCACCGACCGGTCCGTGCGGGAGTACTTCCAGCACGAGGGGCACCGTACGGTCATCTCGCAGCGCGCCCTCCAGGCGCACGCCGATCCCTGGCTGGGCTGGACCGAGCTGGACGGGGCCGGGCAGCTGGTCGCCGAGGTCTCGCCGTACGCCGTGGACCTGGACTGGTCGGACCTGGACGACCCGGAGGAGATCGCGGCGGTCGTCGCCGACCTCGGCAGGGCCACGGCCACCATGCACGCGGCGGCGGACGACGAGAGCGGCCACTCCCTGGTGCCGTTCTCCACGGAGCGGGCCATCGACGCGGCGATCGCGGCCGACGAGGACGGCTTCGGGGCGCTGCTGGTGGACTTCGCGCACGCCTACGGGGCGCGGGCCAGGGCGGACCACCAGATCTTCGTGGACCTGTTCCGCAACGGGAAGCTGGAGCCGGGTCCGGCCCCCCGGGTGCGGTGA